The following are encoded together in the Onychostoma macrolepis isolate SWU-2019 chromosome 03, ASM1243209v1, whole genome shotgun sequence genome:
- the LOC131534141 gene encoding uncharacterized protein LOC131534141 produces the protein MRRDSFMFLCSKLRPCLERQRTCYRVALTVEQRVEVTLWRLATNIEYRSISHLFGIGLSTACIVMQQIVSAILQILKPNLIKVPTGNNLRNVINGVRDRWGFPQCAGAIDGTHVPIIAPHLNKSDFYNRKGYYSIILQGVVDHKLMFWDINVGWPGKVHDARVFGNSSIFQKGQSGRLFPPWTEDFQGVSVPICIVADAAYPLLPWLQKPFPETPGITQDQRLYNYRLSRARMCAERAFGRLKARWRCLLKRNDHNISKINKVVAACCTLHNYCESRGEMLESDLLENLEDEVDSEIGEGELPISDHVTGQDIRRALTTHFRQI, from the coding sequence ATGAGAAGAGACTCATTCATGTTCCTCTGCAGTAAACTTAGACCATGCCTGGAGCGACAGCGAACTTGCTACAGAGTTGCTCTCACTGTGGAACAAAGAGTTGAAGTTACGCTATGGAGGCTTGCTACAAATATTGAATATCGATCCATTTCACACTTGTTTGGTATTGGCCTCTCAACAGCATGTATCGTGATGCAGCAAATAGTCTCAGCCATTCTCCAAATCCTGAAGCCAAATTTGATAAAAGTTCCTACAGGAAACAACCTGAGAAATGTAATAAACGGCGTCAGAGACAGGTGGGGCTTTCCCCAATGCGCTGGGGCTATAGATGGCACACATGTGCCTATCATAGCCCCACATCTTAACAAGTCTGATTTCTACAACAGAAAAGGCTACTATTCCATAATTCTGCAGGGTGTTGTGGACCACAAATTGATGTTTTGGGACATCAATGTCGGGTGGCCTGGGAAGGTCCATGATGCAAGGGTGTTTGGGAATTCCTCCATCTTCCAGAAAGGTCAATCAGGCAGACTTTTCCCACCATGGACAGAGGACTTTCAAGGTGTTTCTGTCCCTATATGCATTGTAGCAGATGCTGCATACCCACTCCTACCATGGCTTCAGAAACCATTTCCTGAAACACCAGGAATTACACAAGACCAGCGTCTGTACAATTACAGACTGAGCAGAGCCAGGATGTGTGCAGAGAGAGCTTTTGGCAGGCTAAAAGCCAGATGGCGTTGCCTACTTAAGAGAAACGATCACAACATCAGCAAGATCAACAAAGTTGTGGCAGCTTGTTGTACACTTCATAATTACTGTGagagcagaggtgaaatgctgGAGTCTGACCTACTGGAAAATTTGGAAGATGAAGTGGACAGCGAAATAGGTGAAGGAGAGCTGCCAATCTCTGATCATGTCACTGGTCAAGATATTCGCAGAGCTTTAACAACACATTTCagacaaatttaa